The Triticum dicoccoides isolate Atlit2015 ecotype Zavitan chromosome 6A, WEW_v2.0, whole genome shotgun sequence genome has a window encoding:
- the LOC119317074 gene encoding protein TAB2 homolog, chloroplastic-like: MTTATAIVAGHGIAFRRSLHLPNPPGKPSFSVARPHAHYRLLVPATPSPRPCRSISSQSPTAAAADTAEDEEEPAEESEGSEEELDPLAEVCYLDPDADAEGIREWEVDFCSRPILDARGKKVWELVVCDATLSLQFTRFFPNTSINSVTLRDALASVASSLGVPLPDRARFFRSQMQTIISRACNDLGVKAVPSRRCVSLLLWLEERYETVYSRHPGFQKGTKPLLTLDNPFATNLPDNLFGDKWAFVQLPFDDVREEVELLERRYAFGAGLDLDLLGFELDETTLVPGVAVESSRAKPLAAWMNGLEICSMEVDTGRANLILSAGVSTRYVYAGYQKSAATTQEAEAWEAAKKTCGGLHFLAIQENLNSDSCVGFWLLLDLPPPPV, from the exons ATGACGACCGCCACTGCCATCGTCGCCGGCCACGGCATCGCCTTCCGCCGGAGCCTCCACCTGCCCAACCCGCCGGGGAAGCCCTCCTTCTCCGTCGCGCGGCCCCACGCGCACTACCGCCTCTTAGTCCCGGCCACGCCGTCGCCGAGGCCCTGCCGGTCCATCTCCTCGCAGAGCCCCACGGCCGCCGCGGCGGACACcgcggaggacgaggaggagccagCCGAGGAGAGTGAGGGGAGTGAGGAGGAGTTGGACCCGCTGGCGGAGGTGTGCTACCTGGACCCGGACGCGGACGCGGAGGGGATCCGGGAGTGGGAGGTGGACTTCTGCTCGCGGCCCATCCTGGACGCCAGGGGCAAGAAGGTGTGGGAGCTGGTGGTGTGCGACGCGACGCTGTCGCTCCAGTTCACCCGTTTCTTCCCCAACACGTCCATCAACAGCGTGACGCTCCGGGACGCGCTCGCCTCCGTGGCCTCCTCCCTCGGCGTGCCGCTCCCGGACCGCGCCCGCTTCTTCCGGTCGCAGATGCAGACCATCATCTCCCGCGCCTGCAACGACCTCGGGGTCAAGGCCGTGCCCAGCCGCCGCTGCGTCTCCCTGCTGCTCTGGCTGGAGGAGCGCTACGAGACCGTCTACAGCCGCCACCCCGGCTTCCAGAAGGGCACCAAGCCGCTGCTCACGCTCGACAACCCCTTCGCCACCAACCTGCCGGACAACCTCTTCGGCGACAAGTGGGCATTCGTGCAGCTCCCCTTCGACG ATGTGAGGGAGGAGGTGGAGTTGCTGGAGAGGAGGTACGCGTTCGGGGCGGGGCTCGATTTGGACCTCTTGGGGTTCGAGCTCGACGAAACCACACTAGTCCCTGGGGTTGCCGTGGAATCTTCGCGCGCCAAGCCTCTGGCCG CTTGGATGAATGGGTTAGAGATCTGTTCAATGGAGGTTGACACCGGCAGAGCGAACCTAATCCTGTCAGCCGGGGTTTCTACCAGATACGTCTACGCCGGCTACCAGAAGAGCGCCGCTACAACGCAGGAGGCAGAAGCGTGGGAGGCGGCGAAGAAGACCTGCGGCGGCCTGCACTTCCTGGCCATCCAAGAGAACCTCAACTCCGATAGTTGCGTGGGTTTCTGGCTCCTGCTGGACCTGCCGCCACCGCCTGTATGA